A region of Betta splendens chromosome 13, fBetSpl5.4, whole genome shotgun sequence DNA encodes the following proteins:
- the LOC114868297 gene encoding odorant receptor 131-2-like produces the protein MTANISLISVESYSAFYRVIVVQVLVPIFLCINLFLIRTFSKEEFFYTTMRYILFAVTLVSDSLFLVMTDALLILTYFSVTIQMWLCLIMCIFLSLYTFATPVTLTAMTLERYVAICRPLHHAELCSTRKAVHCILIIHCISSVPFIIILSIFFLASAAHSLNIEINNCNMDVFVVHSWQSHFRSAISQFYFLIMCIAIVCSYIKIMKVAKCASGENKKSSWKGLRTVALHAFQLLLCLIQLWCPFIEAVVIQINLMMYMNLRFFNYITFILAPRCLSPLIYGLRDDRFFCALKHYVLCGLYKTWSKEQKNKL, from the coding sequence ATGACAGCCAACATCTCATTGATTTCTGTTGAATCTTACAGTGCTTTTTATCGCGTGATTGTAGTTCAGGTTTTGGTGCCCATTTTCCTCTGCATCAACCTTTTTCTAATCAGAACCTTTTCAAAGGAGGAATTCTTCTACACAACCATGCGCTACATCTTATTTGCTGTTACACTTGTGTCAGATAGCCTGTTTTTAGTTATGACAGATGCTCTGCTCATTTTAACCTATTTCTCTGTCACCATACAAATGTGGTTGTGTCTTATTATGTGTATTTTCTTGAGCCTGTACACTTTTGCCACACCAGTTACTCTGACAGCAATGACTCTGGAGCGTTACGTGGCCATTTGCAGGCCTCTGCACCATGCAGAGCTCTGCTCCACACGTAAAGCTGTGCACTGCATCCTCATCATCCACTGCATCAGCTCTGTGCCCTTCATTATTATTCTTTCTATCTTTTTTTTAGCTTCTGCTGCCCATAGCTTAAATATTGAGATCAACAATTGTAATATGGACGTATTTGTTGTTCACAGCTGGCAGAGCCACTTCAGGTCAGCAATAAGTCAGTTTTACTTCTTAATTATGTGTATTGCTATTGTTTGCTCctatattaaaataatgaaagtggCCAAATGTGCATcaggagaaaacaaaaagtcatCATGGAAAGGACTCAGGACAGTGGCCCTTCACGCTTTCCAGCTACTGCTCTGTCTCATTCAGTTGTGGTGCCCATTCATAGAAGCTGTTGTTATTCAGATCAATTTAATGATGTATATGAACCTCCGATTCTTTAATTACATCACTTTCATTCTTGCTCCAAGATGTCTGAGTCCTCTAATTTATGGCCTCAGAGATGACAGATTTTTTTGTGCACTAAAACACTATGTTCTCTGTGGTTTGTATAAGACATGgtcaaaagaacaaaagaacaagCTGTGA
- the LOC114868597 gene encoding diablo IAP-binding mitochondrial protein-like, with product MQTIRQCSVCANRAAGAFLRNQTDHAMLQSNKSVLKKEANCTRSLGTSENVLFRKPTIQKLAEWTDLSVASFIVGRGICATPFTQQVEHLSHDSLIRRAASVVTDSSCTFLSQTTLALIDALTDYSKAVHTRIALQRRYLASLGKLTQAEEDSLQRLINVQRAEVTDRLEECKRFESFWVTAVNLSKLAAEAVYTSGGEQASITLRTNIHMAQSQVEEARKVSADADKKLAETKVEEIQRMAEYAAFLDNNEEHEIHEAYLRED from the exons ATGCAAACTATTCGCCAGTGTTCAGTGTGCGCCAACCGAGCGGCTGGAGCGTTTCTGCGAAACCAGACAGACCATGCAATGCTGCAAAGCAACAAGAGTGTTCTCAAAAAAGAAGCAAACTGCACTCGTTCCCTAGG CACTTCAGAGAATGTCCTGTTCAGAAAGCCTACAATTCAGAAGCTGGCGGAGTGGACAGACTTGAGCGTAGCATCGTTCATTGTAGGCCGTGGGATTTGTGCTACACCTTTTACGCAG CAGGTAGAACACCTCTCCCACGACTCATTAATTCGAAGGGCGGCCTCAGTGGTTACAGACAGTTCATGCACTTTCCTCTCCCAGACCACCCTGGCTCTCATTGATGCTCTTACAGACTATTCAAAG GCTGTACACACACGCATTGCTCTCCAGAGACGATACTTGGCCTCATTGGGTAAACTGACCCAAGCAGAGGAGGATTCACTGCAGAGATTGATCAATGTCCAGCGTGCAGAG GTTACTGACAGACTAGAGGAATGCAAACGTTTTGAATCATTCTGGGTCACTGCTGTCAACTTAAGTAAACTGGCAGCCGAAGCAGTTTACACTTCAG GAGGTGAACAGGCATCAATCACACTGAGAACAAACATTCACATGGCCCAGTCGCAGGTGGAGGAAGCTCGGAAAGTGTCTGCAGATGCCGACAAAAAACTGGCCGAGACTAAAGTAGAAGAGATTCAAAGAATGGCAGAATATGCGGCCTTCTTAGACAATAATGAAGAGCATGAAATACATGAAGCTTATCTACGAGAGGACTGA
- the LOC114868296 gene encoding odorant receptor 131-2-like: MFLVQFDFSLTKKTMAANISLGSGRTSPYTALYQVILVQVLVSVFLCINLLLISTFSRQEFFYTTMRYILFAVTLLSDSLFLLITDIMYILIYFRFTVQMWLCLIMCIFLSLYTFATPVTLTAMTLERYVAICRPLHHAELCSTRKAVHCILIIHCISSVPFIVIFSIFIDSAAHSFYTENSKCIIDIFIVHKWQSHLWSAISQFYFLIMCIVIVCCYFKIMKVAKGASGENKHLSWKGLRTVALHAFQLLLGLIQLWCPFIEAFVIQINFAMYVNVKYFDYIVFVLAPRCLSPLIYGLRDDRYFRALKHYVLCGMYQTLSENLF; the protein is encoded by the coding sequence ATGTTCCTAGTTCAGTTTGATTTCAGTTTGACAAAAAAAACTATGGCAGCCAACATCTCCTTGGGGTCTGGTCGAACTTCACCATACACTGCTCTTTATCAGGTGATTTTAGTTCAGGTTTTGGTGTCAGTTTTCCTTTGCATCAACTTGTTGCTAATCTCAACTTTTTCAAGGCAGGAATTCTTCTACACAACCATGCGCTACATCTTATTTGCTGTTACACTTTTGTCAGATAGTCTGTTTTTACTCATTACAGACATAATGTATATTTTGATCTACTTTCGCTTTACTGTACAAATGTGGTTGTGTCTTATTATGTGTATTTTCTTGAGCCTGTACACTTTTGCCACACCAGTTACTCTGACAGCAATGACTCTGGAGCGTTACGTGGCCATTTGCAGGCCTCTGCACCATGCAGAGCTCTGCTCCACACGTAAAGCTGTGCACTGCATCCTCATCATCCACTGCATCAGCTCTGTGCCCTTCATTGTTATTTTCTCCATCTTTATAGACTCTGCTGCCCACAGCTTTTACACGGAGAACAGCAAATGTATTATTGACATATTTATTGTTCATAAATGGCAGAGCCACCTCTGGTCAGCAATAAGTCAGTTTTACTTCTTAATCATGtgtattgttattgtttgctgctattttaaaataatgaaagtggCCAAAGGTGCATcgggagaaaacaaacacttgtCATGGAAAGGACTCAGGACAGTGGCCCTTCACGCTTTCCAGTTACTGCTCGGTCTCATTCAGTTGTGGTGCCCATTCATAGAAGCTTTTGTGATTCAGATCAATTTTGCAATGTATGTTAACGTCAAGTACTTTGATTACATCGTTTTTGTTCTTGCTCCAAGATGTCTGAGTCCTCTAATTTATGGCCTTAGAGATGACAGATATTTCCGTGCACTAAAACACTATGTTCTCTGTGGCATGTATCAGACATTGTCAGAAAATTTATTTTAG
- the LOC114868282 gene encoding odorant receptor 131-2-like, giving the protein MLNLTDLPLNATSNKSLSVIIKVCVVVPLFCVFFFCIVVMLHIFASHRKFLDTSRYILFASMLINDTLQVMFSVLLFLLVIAQVKFALGLCFPLLFISTATFQNTPFILATMSLERYVAIFYPLQRPAVWRSDRIWIIILVLWLLSCTFPITEYSIGQHYPAVNTFFTPVLCKSVVINSFPIQGLFRTAVNVLSFAVVAIIIIFTYVRILLETQKMRQDKVSVNKATHTVLLHGFQLLLCMLAFTLPITETLIVLRADLPPEEIAFFNYFCFILIPRFLSPLIYGFRDQSLRRYIGKTFKCCPNRVQCSA; this is encoded by the coding sequence ATGCTGAATCTGACTGATCTTCCACTCAATGCCACTTCTAACAAAAGCCTTTCTGTGATcatcaaggtgtgtgtggttgttccCTTGTTTTGTGTCTTCTTTTTCTGCATTGTTGTTATGCTGCACATCTTTGCATCGCACAGAAAGTTTCTGGACACCTCCCGTTACATCCTGTTTGCGTCCATGCTCATCAATGATACTCTGCAGGTCATGTTCTCtgtgcttctttttctcttGGTCATAGCTCAGGTTAAATTTGCTCTtggtctgtgttttcctctatTGTTCATTTCCACGGCCACTTTTCAGAACACTCCCTTCATCCTGGCTACCATGTCACTGGAGCGTTACGTTGCCATCTTCTATCCCCTGCAGCGTCCGGCTGTCTGGCGCTCAGATCGGATCTGGATCATTATTCTGGTCTTGTGGCTCCTCAGCTGTACATTTCCTATCACAGAGTACTCTATAGGTCAACATTACCCTGCTGTGAATACTTTTTTTACTCCTGTACTCTGCAAGTCTGTTGTTATCAACTCATTTCCAATTCAGGGTTTGTTCAGGACTGCTGTAAACGTGCTCTCCTTTGCAGTAgttgccatcatcatcatctttacaTATGTGAGAATCCTCCTGGAAACTCAGAAGATGAGACAGGACAAGGTGTCTGTGAATAAAgctacacacactgtgctgcttcATGGCTTTCAGCTGTTGCTGTGCATGTTGGCCTTCACTCTGCCCATCACTGAAACACTCATAGTGCTCCGAGCAGATTTGCCACCCGAGGaaattgctttttttaattacttctgTTTCATCCTAATTCCACGTTTTCTTAGTCCACTCATCTACGGTTTTAGAGACCAGAGTCTCAGAAGATACATTGGTAAAACATTTAAGTGCTGCCCAAACAGAGTTCAATGCAGTGCCTGA
- the LOC114868288 gene encoding odorant receptor 131-2-like: MAANISLISSGTSPYTVIYQVILVQVLVSVFLCINLLLISTFSKQEFFYTTTRYILFAVTLFSDSLFLIITDIMYILIYFRFTVQMWLCLIMCIFLSLYTFATPVTLTAMTLERYVAICRPLHHAELCSTRKAVHCILIIHCISSVPFIVIFSIFIDSAAHSFYTDNNKCNMDIFIVHKWQSHLWYAISQFYFLIMCIAIVCSYIKIMKVAKCASGENKKSSWKGLRTVALHALQLLLCLIQLWCPFIEAVISQINVMMYVNIRYFNYITFILAPRCLSPLIYGLRDDRFSRGLKHYFLCGLYKTWSEE, from the coding sequence ATGGCAGCCAACATCTCATTGATTTCTAGTGGAACTTCACCATACACTGTTATTTATCAGGTGATTTTAGTTCAGGTTTTGGTGTCAGTTTTCCTGTGCATCAACTTGTTGCTAATCTCAACTTTTTCAAAGCAGGAATTCTTCTACACAACCACGCGCTACATCTTATTTGCCGTTACACTTTTTTCAGATAGTCTGTTCTTAATCATTACAGACATCATGTATATTTTGATCTACTTTCGCTTTACTGTACAAATGTGGTTGTGTCTTATTATGTGTATTTTCTTGAGCCTGTACACTTTTGCCACACCAGTTACTCTGACAGCAATGACTCTGGAGCGTTACGTGGCCATTTGCAGGCCTCTGCACCATGCAGAGCTCTGCTCCACACGTAAAGCTGTGCACTGCATCCTTATCATCCACTGCATCAGCTCTGTGCCCTTCATTGTTATTTTCTCCATCTTTATAGACTCTGCTGCCCACAGCTTTTATACGGACAACAACAAATGTAATATGGACATATTTATCGTTCATAAATGGCAGAGCCACCTCTGGTATGCAATAAGTCAGTTTTACTTCTTAATCATGTGTATTGCTATTGTTTGCTCctatattaaaataatgaaagtggCCAAATGTGCATCAGGAGAGAACAAAAAGTCGTCATGGAAAGGACTCAGGACAGTGGCTCTTCACGCTTTGCAGTTACTGCTTTGTCTCATTCAGTTGTGGTGCCCATTCATAGAAGCTGTTATAAGTCAGATAAATGTTATGATGTATGTTAACATCAGGTACTTTAATTACATCACTTTCATTCTTGCTCCAAGATGTCTGAGTCCTCTAATTTATGGCCTCAGAGATGACAGATTTTCCCGTGGACTAAAACACTATTTTCTCTGTGGTTTGTATAAGACATGGTCAGAGGAATAA
- the LOC114868291 gene encoding odorant receptor 131-2-like: protein MTNNSSLSGGDLVPRRITIQVIIVQVLVIIFLVINFTLIVTFFKNENFITTTRYILFALTLLSDSLILIMTDVLLLLSFFQITMQVWLCVIISVLVYPYYKITPVTLTAMTLERYVAVCMPLHHGELCSMRTTVHCILIIHGLSAIPCALILCTFFATASLSSYTEDRICSEEMFILYKWQDHVRSSVQQAFFFIMFIIIVFCYFKIMKAARAASGELKKLTNKGLRTVVLHGFQLMFCLTSLWCPLIETAVLQISFKLFIDVRYFNYIMFSLSPRCLSPLIYGVRDEQFCFALKHYILSGFHNRKIGFPDK from the coding sequence ATGACTAATAACAGTTCTTTAAGTGGTGGTGACCTTGTCCCGCGTCGGATCACTATTCAGGTAATTATTGTGCAGGTGTTAGTGATTATATTTCTTGTCATTAACTTTACACTCATAGTgaccttttttaaaaatgaaaactttaTTACAACCACACGCTACATCCTGTTTGCTCTTACCCTACTGTCTGACAGCTTGATTTTAATCATGACTGATGTTCTGCTCCTCTTGTCCTTTTTTCAAATAACTATGCAGGTTTGGTTATGTGTCATTATCTCTGTTCTGGTTTATCCATATTATAAGATTACACCAGTTACTCTGACAGCTATGACTCTGGAGCGCTACGTTGCCGTTTGCATGCCCCTGCATCATGGAGAGCTGTGTTCCATGAGAACTACTGTACATTGTATCCTTATTATTCATGGACTCAGCGCTATACCCTGCGCTCTTATTCTCTGCACGTTTTTTGCAACAGCTTCTTTGAGCTCATACACAGAAGACAGGATTTGCTCTGAAGAGATGTTCATTTTGTACAAATGGCAGGACCACGTCAGGTCATCTGTACAACAGGCCTTCTTCTTTATAATGTTTATCATCATTGTATTCTGCtactttaaaataatgaaagcaGCAAGAGCCGCATCTGGGGAGTTAAAAAAGTTAACAAACAAAGGATTAAGAACAGTTGTTCTTCATGGTTTTCAGCTGATGTTTTGCCTCACCAGTCTGTGGTGCCCATTAATAGAAACTGCTGTGCTTCAGATTAGTTTCAAGTTATTTATAGATGTCAGGTACTTCAACTACATAATGTTTAGCCTTAGTCCAAGGTGTCTGAGTCCCCTCATTTATGGAGTAAGGGATGAACAATTTTGTTTTGCACTGAAACACTATATTTTATCAGGATTTCACAACAGAAAAATTGGATTTCcagataaatga
- the LOC114868295 gene encoding odorant receptor 131-2-like, with amino-acid sequence MDTNNSLFGDEFLQGNVKIISVQILILLFLCINLLLIITFLKKECFHATARYLLFAVTLFSDSLVLIMSDILVIVVYFNITMPVVICIFISALVLVYITVTPVTLTAMTLERYVAICMPLHHGKLCSTRSSVHCILIIHGLSFIPCFIIFATFFASASLSFYKQYYICSVEMFTFDRWQSHLRTAIYQIQFLIMCIILVFAYVKILIVAKAASGENKRLTRKGLQTVVLHGFQLLLCLLQLWCPFIEVTILNYSLFKVIRYINYIMFYLAPKCLSPLIYGLRDETFFNALKYYMSTSLCKRKNPVVDTWKHKAEETGIKANVVIPGPPGAEADAVISGSPGTEAGVVVSGPPAVLLGPPQETGFFRPVRKKFGQRELQKPCKWNMFKQASTYHSHTNLQEYTETGTPTSLTSDFCHQGGGYAASKPGTVEGLRDSFILQALRRLKDE; translated from the exons ATGGATACTAACAACTCATTGTTTGGTGATGAGTTCTTGCAGGGAAACGTTAAGATCATTAGTGTTCAGATCTTAATATTACTTTTTCTTTGCATCAATTTGTTGCTTATTATAacttttttaaaaaaggaaTGTTTTCATGCTACTGCACGTTATTTGCTATTTGCTGTTACACTATTCTCAGATAGCTTGGTGTTAATTATGTCTGATATCCTTGTCATCGTGGTCTATTTCAATATCACCATGCCTGTGGTGATTTGCATCTTTATCTCTGCTCTGGTGCTTGTGTATATTACAGTCACACCAGTAACGCTAACAGCAATGACCCTGGAGCGTTATGTGGCCATTTGTATGCCCCTGCACCATGGAAAGCTGTGCTCCACACGCAGTTCTGTGCATTGTATCCTCATCATTCATGGCCTCAGCTTCATACCCTGCTTTATTATTTTTGCCACCTTTTTTGCATCAGCCTCTCTTAGCTTCTATAAACAGTATTATATATGTTCAGTTGAGATGTTTACCTTTGACAGGTGGCAGAGTCATCTTAGGACAGCTATTTATCAAATCCAATTCTTGATTATGTGCATCATCCTTGTTTTTGCATATGTTAAAATACTGATAGTGGCCAAAGCTGCATCAGGAGAGAATAAAAGGTTGACAAGAAAAGGCCTGCAAACAGTTGTTCTTCatggtttccagctgctgctatgCCTTCTCCAGCTCTGGTGTCCATTCATCGAAGTTACGATACTCAATTATAGTTTATTTAAAGTTATCAGATACATTAATTACATAATGTTTTATCTTGCTCCAAAATGTCTGAGTCCTCTAATTTATGGCCTTAGAGATGAGACTTTTTTTAATGCACTAAAATATTATATGTCCACCAGCTtgtgtaaaagaaa GAACCCCGTGGTGGACAcctggaaacacaaagcagaggagacaggaatCAAGGCCAACGTGGTCAtccctggaccaccaggagctgaagcagatgcaGTCATCAGCGGATCGCCGGGAACCGAGGCAGGTGTTGTTGTCAGCGGACCGCCAGCAGTCCTCTTGGGTCCACCACAGGAAACAGG ATTTTTCAGACCAGTTAGGAAAAAGTTTGGCCAGAGGGAGCTACAGAAGCCCTGCAAGTGGAATATGTTCAAACAGGCTTCAACATATCACAGTCACACCAACCTACAGGAGTACACAGAGACT GGGACCCCAACATCCCTCACATCAGACTTCTGCCATCAGGGAGGAGGCTACGCAGCCTCAAAGCCAGGAACAGTAGAGGGACTGAGGGATAGCTTCATCCTTCAGGCTCTAAGGAGGCTGAAGGATGAATGA
- the LOC114868286 gene encoding odorant receptor 131-2-like: MAANISLISSGTSPYTVIYQVILVQVLVSVFLCINLLLISTFSKQEYFYTTTRYILFAVTLLSDSLYLLITDIMYILIYFRFTVQMWLCLIMCIFLSLYTFATPVTLTAMTLERYVAICRPLHHAELCSTRKAVHCILIIHCISSVPFIIILSIFIASVAHSFYTENNKCNMDIFVVHSWQSHLRTAISQFYFLIMCIAIVCSYIKIMKVAKCASGENKKSSWKGLRTVALHAFQLLFCLIQLWCPFIEAVISQINVMMYVNIRYFNYITFFLAPRCLSPLIYGLRDDKFFRAVKHYVLCGMYKTWSEE; this comes from the coding sequence ATGGCAGCCAACATCTCACTGATTTCTAGTGGAACTTCACCATACACTGTTATTTATCAGGTGATTTTAGTTCAGGTTTTGGTGTCAGTTTTCCTGTGCATCAACTTGTTGCTAATCTCAACTTTTTCAAAGCAGGAATACTTCTACACAACCACGCGCTACATCTTATTTGCTGTTACACTTTTGTCAGATAGTCTGTATTTACTGATTACAGACATCATGTATATTTTGATCTACTTTCGCTTTACTGTACAAATGTGGTTGTGTCTTATTATGTGTATTTTCTTGAGCCTGTACACTTTTGCCACACCAGTTACTCTGACAGCAATGACTCTGGAGCGTTACGTGGCCATTTGCAGGCCTCTGCACCATGCAGAGCTCTGCTCCACACGTAAAGCTGTGCACTGCATCCTCATCATCCACTGCATCAGCTCTGTGCCCTTCATTATTATTCTCTCCATCTTTATAGCCTCTGTTGCCCACAGCTTTTATACAGAGAACAACAAATGTAATATGGACATATTTGTTGTTCACAGCTGGCAGAGCCACCTCAGGACAGCAATAAGTCAGTTTTACTTCCTAATTATGTGTATTGCTATTGTTTGCTCctatattaaaataatgaaagtggCCAAATGTGCATCAGGAGAGAACAAAAAGTCGTCATGGAAAGGACTCAGGACAGTGGCCCTTCACGCTTTCCAGTTACTGTTTTGTCTAATTCAGTTGTGGTGCCCATTCATAGAAGCTGTTATAAGTCAGATAAATGTTATGATGTATGTTAACATAAGGTACTTTAATTACATCACTTTCTTTCTTGCTCCAAGATGTCTGAGTCCTCTAATTTATGGCCTCAGAGATGACAAATTTTTTCGCGCAGTAAAACACTATGTTCTCTGTGGCATGTATAAGACATGGTCAGAGGAATAA
- the LOC114868283 gene encoding odorant receptor 131-2-like has product MTNNSSLSGGDLVPRRITIQVIIVQVLVIIFLVINFTLIVTFFKNENFITTTRYILFALTLLSDSLILIMTNVLLLLSFFQITMQVWLCVIISVLVYPYYNITPVTLTAMTLERYVAVCMPLHHGELCSMRSTVHCILIIHGLSAIPCVIIFCMFFATASLSSYTEDRICSEEMFILYKWQDHVRSSVQQAFFFIIFIIIVFCYFKIMKAARAASGELKKLTNKGLRTVVLHGFQLMLCLTSLWCPLIETAVLQISFKLFIDVRYFNYIMFSLSPRCLSPLIYGVRDEQFFFVVKHYILSGFRNRNI; this is encoded by the coding sequence ATGACTAATAACAGTTCTTTAAGTGGTGGTGACCTTGTCCCGCGTCGGATCACTATTCAGGTAATTATTGTGCAGGTGTTAGTGATTATATTTCTTGTCATTAACTTTACACTCATAGTgaccttttttaaaaatgaaaactttaTTACAACCACACGCTACATCCTGTTTGCTCTTACCCTACTGTCTGACAGCTTGATTTTAATCATGACTAATGTTCTGCTCCTCTTGTCATTTTTTCAAATAACTATGCAGGTTTGGTTATGTGTCATTATCTCTGTTCTGGTTTATCCATATTATAACATTACACCAGTTACTCTGACAGCTATGACTCTGGAGCGCTACGTTGCCGTTTGCATGCCCCTGCATCATGGAGAGCTGTGTTCCATGAGAAGTACTGTACATTGTATCCTTATTATTCATGGACTCAGCGCTATACCCTGCGTTATTattttctgcatgttttttgcAACAGCTTCTTTGAGCTCATACACAGAAGACAGGATATGCTCTGAAGAGATGTTCATTTTGTACAAATGGCAGGACCACGTCAGGTCATCTGTACAACAGGCCTTCTTCTTTATAATATTTATCATCATTGTATTCTGTTACTTTAAAATAATGAAGGCAGCAAGAGCTGCATCTGGGGAGTTAAAAAAGTTAACAAACAAAGGATTAAGAACAGTTGTTCTTCATGGTTTTCAGCTGATGCTTTGCCTCACCAGTCTGTGGTGCCCATTAATAGAAACTGCTGTGCTTCAGATTAGTTTCAAGTTATTTATAGATGTCAGGTACTTCAACTACATAATGTTTAGCCTTAGTCCAAGGTGTCTGAGTCCCCTCATTTATGGAGTAAGGgatgaacaatttttttttgtagtgaAACACTATATCTTATCAGGATTTCGCAATAGAAATATCTGA
- the LOC114868290 gene encoding odorant receptor 131-2-like yields MAANISLISGGTSTYTVIYQVILVQVLVSIFLCINLLLISTFSKQEFFYTTMRYILFAVTLFSDSLFLIITDIMYILIYFRFTVQMWLCLIMCIFLSLYTFATPVTLTAMTLERYVAICRPLHHAELCSTRKAVHCILIIHCISSVPFIVIFSIFIDSAAHSFYMDNKKCNMDIFIVHKWQSHLWYAISQFYFLIMCIAIVCSYIKIMKVAKCASGENKKSSWKGLRTVALHALQLLLCLIRLWCPFIEAVISQINVMMYVNIRYFNYITFILAPRCLSPLIYGLRDDRFSRGLKHYFLCGLYKTWSEE; encoded by the coding sequence ATGGCAGCCAACATCTCACTGATTTCTGGTGGAACTTCAACATACACTGTTATTTATCAGGTAATTTTAGTTCAGGTTTTGGTGTCAATTTTCCTCTGCATCAACTTGTTGCTAATCTCAACTTTTTCAAAGCAGGAATTCTTCTACACAACCATGCGCTACATCCTATTTGCTGTTACACTTTTTTCAGATAGTCTGTTCTTAATCATTACAGACATCATGTATATTTTGATCTACTTTCGCTTTACTGTACAAATGTGGTTGTGTCTTATTATGTGTATTTTCTTGAGCCTGTACACTTTTGCCACACCAGTTACTCTGACAGCAATGACTCTGGAGCGTTACGTGGCCATTTGCAGGCCTCTGCACCATGCAGAGCTCTGCTCCACACGAAAAGCTGTGCACTGCATCCTCATCATCCACTGCATCAGCTCTGTGCCCTTCATTGTTATTTTCTCCATCTTTATAGACTCTGCTGCCCACAGCTTTTATATGGACAACAAAAAATGTAATATGGACATATTTATCGTTCATAAATGGCAGAGCCACCTCTGGTATGCAATAAGTCAGTTTTACTTCTTAATCATGTGTATTGCTATTGTTTGCTCctatattaaaataatgaaagtggCCAAATGTGCATCAGGAGAGAACAAAAAGTCGTCTTGGAAAGGACTCAGGACAGTGGCCCTTCACGCTTTGCAGTTACTGCTTTGTCTCATTCGGTTGTGGTGCCCATTCATAGAAGCTGTTATAAGTCAGATAAATGTTATGATGTATGTTAACATCAGGTACTTTAATTACATCACTTTCATTCTTGCTCCAAGATGTCTGAGTCCTCTAATTTATGGCCTCAGAGATGACAGATTTTCCCGTGGACTAAAACACTATTTTCTCTGTGGTTTGTATAAGACATGGTCAGAGGAATAA